A window from Aeromonas rivipollensis encodes these proteins:
- a CDS encoding baseplate assembly protein codes for MDLTQLPPPSVVEPLDFETILAERKATLVSYYPADQQAAIAATLELESEPLNKLLQENAYREVVLRARINDAAKQTLLAFASGTTLDHVVGEYNIARLLVTPGDPAANPPVDPVYESDDRLRLRGQMAFEGLTTAGPVNAYKFHALSASAEVADVAVDSPSPGTVRVTLLSPAGQPSADTLNRVSQALSADDVRPLCDLVAVEPAQIKPYAVDATLNATGLGKEQAIAAATAAMNQTAAAYYRVGATVPLSAIYAALHQPGIDSVTLRAPLADVTCTAQQAAKLTTLHLD; via the coding sequence GTGGATTTGACCCAGCTCCCGCCGCCCTCGGTGGTGGAGCCTCTCGATTTCGAGACCATCCTGGCCGAGCGCAAGGCCACCCTGGTGAGCTACTACCCGGCAGACCAGCAAGCAGCCATCGCCGCCACCCTGGAACTCGAATCCGAGCCGCTCAACAAGCTGCTGCAAGAGAACGCCTATCGGGAGGTGGTGCTGCGGGCCCGCATCAACGATGCAGCCAAGCAAACGCTGCTCGCCTTTGCCAGCGGCACCACCCTCGACCACGTGGTTGGTGAATACAACATCGCCCGCCTGCTGGTCACCCCGGGGGATCCGGCGGCCAATCCGCCTGTCGATCCGGTCTATGAATCAGATGACCGCCTGCGCCTGCGCGGCCAGATGGCTTTTGAGGGGCTGACCACTGCCGGGCCAGTCAATGCCTACAAGTTTCACGCCCTGTCGGCCAGTGCCGAGGTGGCGGATGTGGCCGTCGACAGCCCCTCGCCGGGTACCGTGCGGGTGACCCTGCTCTCCCCTGCCGGCCAACCCAGTGCCGACACCCTCAATCGGGTCAGCCAGGCGCTCTCGGCCGATGATGTGCGCCCACTGTGCGATCTGGTGGCCGTCGAGCCCGCCCAGATCAAGCCCTATGCCGTCGATGCCACCCTCAACGCCACCGGCCTTGGCAAGGAGCAGGCCATTGCAGCGGCCACCGCTGCCATGAACCAGACCGCTGCCGCTTATTACCGGGTCGGGGCCACTGTCCCGCTCTCGGCCATCTATGCCGCCCTGCACCAGCCGGGGATCGACAGCGTCACCCTGCGCGCACCGCTGGCAGATGTCACCTGCACGGCGCAGCAGGCCGCCAAACTCACCACCCTCCACCTCGATTAA
- a CDS encoding GPW/gp25 family protein codes for MNWLGMNAATGRAISATDHIIQSVRDILITPVGSRVMRRDYGSELFYLIDQPQHQATRLRLMAATVQALINWEPRITITRVDVLGGGMDGALTVELTWQRKDGGAPESASIAIPTGAAN; via the coding sequence ATGAACTGGCTCGGCATGAATGCTGCCACCGGCCGCGCCATCAGCGCCACCGACCACATTATCCAGTCGGTGCGCGACATCCTGATCACCCCGGTGGGTTCCCGGGTCATGCGCCGCGACTACGGCAGCGAGCTGTTTTACCTCATCGACCAGCCCCAGCATCAGGCCACCCGCCTGCGCCTGATGGCCGCCACCGTGCAGGCCCTTATCAACTGGGAACCCCGCATCACCATCACCCGGGTCGATGTGCTGGGCGGCGGCATGGATGGCGCCCTCACCGTCGAACTCACCTGGCAGCGCAAGGACGGCGGCGCGCCGGAGTCTGCTTCTATCGCCATTCCCACAGGAGCCGCCAATTGA